Proteins from a single region of Aureibacter tunicatorum:
- a CDS encoding PP2C family protein-serine/threonine phosphatase: MKLKEENFLFVKVRHFLILVILPLFLFTISFQALGSADEEKMLEKKADFIFQLAKDVQFSQDLGSTYKIGLLGRSREIKSLFKLLEEKNENGLKVNGKSVEFFHFRRYKKVKPVNLLYLSADEKVKFGDLQDRLGDEVPFFIVTEDYPFGTSMFNITFDEEDNLIYELQENIFERKQAILSKSLLSSPKRIKTFDAWEQKFNKVNAMLKEEKKVTEVQKELIDDQTKEITEKSGVIKEKDQELHNHRVVLAVILFFLCIIGGMSYWLYRLNISRKEALAEVKKKNKNILSSINYARRIQEAMLPPRKDIESRFGEISLMFKPKDIVSGDFYWYMNDESKTMLAVADCTGHGVPGGFMSMLGSELLNKVSRLVEWNKPENLLTQVDNDIKRNLRKEGAEQTSDDGMDISLLSFNSDLSKVFFSGANNPLLLIRGNEDFLFRGTKRGLGGSKRNKKEFEAESIDLQKGDVLYMFTDGFQDQFGGPDNRKFMRKKLCLLLKEISSMPMKQQEEKLASEFDSWKGTGKQMDDVTVLGMRI; the protein is encoded by the coding sequence TGGCTCTGCCGATGAAGAAAAGATGTTGGAAAAAAAAGCGGATTTTATTTTTCAATTGGCTAAGGATGTGCAGTTTTCTCAAGATTTGGGCAGCACTTATAAGATTGGTTTATTAGGCCGATCCAGAGAGATTAAGAGCTTGTTCAAGCTGTTGGAAGAAAAGAATGAAAACGGCTTGAAAGTCAATGGCAAATCCGTTGAGTTTTTTCATTTTAGAAGATATAAAAAAGTAAAGCCAGTGAATTTGCTTTACTTATCCGCTGATGAAAAAGTGAAATTTGGAGACTTGCAAGATAGATTGGGAGATGAGGTCCCATTTTTTATAGTGACCGAAGATTATCCTTTTGGCACCTCTATGTTCAATATTACTTTTGATGAAGAGGATAATTTAATTTATGAACTGCAAGAGAATATATTTGAGAGGAAACAGGCAATACTTAGCAAAAGCTTGCTAAGCTCTCCAAAAAGAATAAAAACCTTTGATGCATGGGAACAAAAATTCAATAAGGTGAATGCCATGCTTAAAGAAGAAAAAAAAGTAACAGAGGTGCAGAAAGAGCTTATTGATGATCAAACAAAAGAGATCACCGAGAAGTCTGGCGTAATCAAGGAAAAAGATCAAGAATTGCATAATCATCGCGTTGTACTGGCTGTGATATTGTTCTTTTTGTGTATTATCGGTGGGATGTCCTACTGGCTATATAGATTAAACATTTCCAGAAAGGAAGCCTTGGCTGAGGTAAAAAAGAAGAATAAAAATATTTTGAGCAGCATCAATTATGCTCGTCGTATTCAAGAGGCTATGTTGCCTCCAAGAAAGGATATAGAATCAAGGTTTGGAGAGATTTCCTTGATGTTCAAGCCAAAGGACATTGTTAGCGGAGACTTTTACTGGTATATGAATGATGAGAGCAAGACTATGCTGGCTGTAGCTGATTGCACTGGACATGGAGTGCCGGGCGGGTTCATGAGCATGCTTGGAAGCGAGTTATTGAATAAAGTTTCTAGATTGGTGGAATGGAACAAGCCTGAGAATTTGTTGACCCAGGTGGATAATGATATTAAGCGTAATCTTCGCAAAGAAGGTGCTGAACAAACCTCCGACGATGGAATGGATATTTCTTTACTGAGCTTTAATTCTGATTTGTCTAAGGTGTTTTTCAGTGGAGCGAACAACCCTTTGTTATTGATAAGAGGCAATGAAGATTTTTTATTCAGAGGGACAAAAAGAGGGTTAGGAGGTTCGAAAAGAAATAAAAAAGAGTTTGAAGCTGAATCCATTGATCTACAAAAAGGAGATGTTTTGTATATGTTTACTGATGGCTTTCAAGATCAATTTGGCGGACCGGACAATAGGAAATTTATGAGGAAAAAACTGTGCTTGCTGTTGAAGGAAATTTCCTCAATGCCTATGAAGCAACAAGAAGAAAAGTTGGCGAGTGAGTTTGATAGCTGGAAAGGAACTGGAAAACAAATGGATGATGTTACAGTCCTTGGCATGAGAATATAA